A portion of the Microbulbifer agarilyticus genome contains these proteins:
- the pheT gene encoding phenylalanine--tRNA ligase subunit beta: MKFSNAWLREWVSPDLTAQQLADQITMAGLEVDAVEPVAGAFSGVVVGEIVACEQHPDADKLRVCKVKGHPEGEMQVVCGAPNARTGIKIPFALVGAKLPGDFKIKKAKLRGVESFGMLCAQTELELGDDNDGIWELPEEAVTGTDLREYLQLDDSTIEVDLTPNRSDCLGVAGIAREVGVLNRCEVTPPAIEPVAAVIDDSLQVSLLAEDACPRYVGRVIRNINIDAETPLWMQERLRRSGLRSIDPVVDVTNYVLLELGQPMHAFDLAKLSGGIKVRMAEQGEKLTLLDEQEVELKADTLLIADEKGPLAIAGIMGGLDSSVTKATKDIFLESAFFSPLAIAGKARSYGLHTDSSHRFERGVDYRLQEKAIERATQLLLDIVGGEPGPVHVREVTEAMPAERRITLRRARVSRGLGIQMSDAEIVEIITRLGLEKISEDSEGWTFLVPSFRFDISIESDLLEELARVYGYNRIPSISFEAALDIVPRAEAQVAQSRLEQTLLSRGYQEAITFSFIDRDASAKFDPAVEPVALQNPISAELAVMRTNLMAGLVKTLQYNLNRQQDRARLFETGLRFVPGNPESGEGLQQERMIAGLIYGSRQPEGWSGSKDVVDFYDIKADVEAMLAHYEADAEFTFAPAKHPALHPGQCAEVLRNGKSVGVLGALHPELQKDYDLPKAAFLFELSLDGLGQSVIPAFTPLSKFPEVRRDLAILVDAEIPVGQLAETAVEAAGEFLTDFNIFDVYQGKGIDLHRKSVAMGLTFQHPSRTLNDEEINAAVDAVVSQLEQQYNASQR; the protein is encoded by the coding sequence ATGAAATTCAGCAACGCCTGGTTACGGGAGTGGGTAAGCCCGGACCTGACAGCACAACAGCTGGCCGACCAGATCACCATGGCGGGCCTGGAAGTGGACGCCGTAGAGCCAGTAGCCGGCGCATTTTCCGGAGTCGTAGTGGGTGAGATCGTCGCCTGCGAACAGCATCCAGACGCCGACAAGCTGCGCGTGTGCAAGGTAAAAGGGCACCCGGAAGGGGAAATGCAGGTCGTGTGCGGCGCACCCAATGCGCGCACCGGCATCAAGATCCCGTTTGCGCTGGTTGGTGCCAAGCTGCCCGGCGACTTCAAAATCAAGAAAGCCAAGCTGCGCGGTGTCGAAAGCTTCGGCATGTTGTGCGCACAGACCGAACTGGAACTGGGTGACGACAACGACGGTATCTGGGAACTGCCAGAAGAGGCAGTAACCGGCACCGACCTGCGCGAATACCTGCAGCTCGACGACAGCACCATCGAAGTCGACCTGACACCGAACCGTTCCGACTGCCTGGGTGTGGCCGGTATTGCCCGTGAAGTGGGTGTACTGAACCGCTGCGAAGTCACCCCGCCTGCCATCGAGCCGGTTGCCGCAGTAATCGATGACAGCCTGCAGGTGTCCCTGCTGGCCGAAGACGCCTGCCCGCGTTATGTGGGCCGCGTGATCCGCAATATCAATATCGATGCCGAAACACCGCTGTGGATGCAGGAACGCCTGCGCCGCAGTGGCCTGCGCAGCATCGATCCGGTAGTCGACGTAACCAACTACGTGCTGCTGGAGCTGGGGCAGCCCATGCACGCCTTCGACCTCGCCAAGCTGAGCGGCGGCATCAAGGTACGTATGGCAGAGCAGGGCGAAAAGCTCACCCTACTGGACGAGCAGGAAGTGGAGCTGAAAGCCGATACCCTGCTGATCGCCGACGAGAAAGGTCCGTTGGCTATCGCCGGTATTATGGGTGGCCTGGATTCCTCCGTAACCAAAGCCACCAAGGATATCTTCCTGGAAAGCGCTTTCTTCAGCCCGCTGGCCATCGCCGGCAAAGCGCGTTCCTACGGCCTGCACACCGATTCCTCGCACCGCTTTGAGCGCGGCGTGGACTACCGTCTGCAGGAAAAAGCTATCGAGCGCGCGACCCAGCTGCTGCTGGATATCGTCGGCGGTGAGCCCGGCCCGGTACACGTTCGCGAAGTTACCGAAGCCATGCCCGCAGAGCGTCGCATTACCCTGCGTCGCGCCCGCGTAAGCCGCGGCTTGGGTATCCAGATGAGCGATGCCGAGATCGTCGAGATCATCACTCGCCTGGGCCTGGAAAAGATCAGTGAAGACAGCGAAGGTTGGACCTTCCTGGTACCGAGCTTCCGTTTCGATATCTCCATCGAATCCGATCTGCTGGAAGAGCTGGCGCGGGTGTATGGCTATAATCGCATCCCCAGCATCAGCTTCGAAGCGGCGCTGGATATTGTACCGCGTGCAGAAGCCCAGGTGGCCCAGTCTCGCCTGGAGCAGACCCTGCTGTCCCGCGGCTATCAGGAAGCGATCACCTTTAGCTTTATCGATCGCGATGCCTCCGCCAAGTTTGATCCTGCGGTTGAGCCTGTGGCCCTGCAAAACCCCATCAGCGCTGAGCTCGCAGTGATGCGCACTAACTTGATGGCGGGCCTGGTAAAGACCCTGCAGTACAACCTGAACCGCCAACAGGACCGCGCGCGCCTGTTCGAGACGGGCCTGCGCTTTGTGCCGGGCAACCCCGAATCCGGAGAAGGCCTGCAGCAGGAGCGCATGATTGCGGGACTGATCTACGGCAGCCGCCAGCCAGAAGGCTGGAGTGGTTCTAAAGACGTTGTAGATTTCTACGACATCAAGGCGGACGTGGAAGCCATGCTGGCGCACTACGAAGCCGATGCCGAGTTCACCTTCGCGCCGGCCAAACACCCGGCGCTGCACCCGGGCCAGTGCGCTGAAGTGCTGCGCAACGGCAAGTCCGTGGGTGTACTGGGTGCGCTGCATCCAGAGCTGCAAAAGGATTACGATCTGCCCAAGGCAGCCTTCCTGTTTGAGCTGAGTCTCGATGGGCTGGGTCAGTCGGTCATTCCTGCCTTTACTCCCTTATCTAAGTTCCCCGAGGTGCGTCGCGACCTGGCGATACTGGTGGATGCGGAGATTCCAGTGGGGCAGCTGGCAGAAACCGCCGTTGAAGCAGCCGGCGAATTTTTGACGGACTTCAACATTTTTGACGTCTATCAGGGCAAAGGCATTGATTTACATAGAAAAAGTGTCGCTATGGGCTTGACGTTTCAGCATCCCTCACGCACCCTTAACGACGAAGAAATCAATGCCGCAGTCGATGCGGTAGTCAGTCAACTAGAACAACAATACAACGCCAGCCAGCGTTAA
- the pheS gene encoding phenylalanine--tRNA ligase subunit alpha, whose amino-acid sequence MQELQSLTEQALALVEKAGDLAALDQVRVDYLGKKGQITALLKGLGKLSAEERPAAGAKINEAKQQVQEAINARRTAMEKAAIEEKLAKETIDVTLPGRGEEQGNMHPITRTLRRIEEIFQRLGFTVEQGPEVEGDYYNFEALNIPAHHPARAMHDTFYIDPSTVLRTHTSSVQIRTMEKTNPPLRIICPGRVYRCDSDVTHSPMFHQIEGLVIDEGVSFAHLKGCIDQFLKAFFEADVPVRFRPSYFPFTEPSAEADIQCTACGGEGCRICSGTGWLEVLGCGMVHPNVFASCDIDSEKYSGFAFGLGVERMAMLRYGVNDLRLFFDNDLRFLKQF is encoded by the coding sequence ATGCAAGAATTGCAATCCCTCACCGAGCAGGCGCTGGCGCTGGTAGAAAAGGCCGGCGACCTCGCGGCACTGGATCAGGTGCGGGTGGATTACCTGGGTAAAAAAGGCCAGATCACCGCATTGCTGAAAGGTCTGGGAAAACTGTCTGCGGAAGAGCGTCCGGCGGCGGGGGCCAAAATCAACGAGGCCAAGCAGCAGGTGCAGGAAGCGATCAATGCGCGCCGCACCGCGATGGAAAAGGCTGCTATCGAAGAAAAGCTCGCCAAGGAAACCATCGACGTTACCTTGCCAGGCCGTGGTGAAGAGCAGGGCAATATGCACCCGATCACCCGCACCTTGCGTCGCATTGAAGAAATCTTCCAGCGCCTGGGCTTTACCGTAGAGCAGGGCCCCGAGGTAGAAGGGGACTACTACAACTTCGAAGCGCTGAATATTCCCGCCCACCACCCGGCGCGGGCCATGCACGATACCTTCTATATCGACCCCTCCACGGTTCTGCGTACGCACACGTCTTCTGTGCAGATCCGCACCATGGAGAAAACCAATCCGCCCCTGCGCATTATTTGCCCGGGCCGCGTATACCGCTGTGACTCCGATGTAACTCACTCCCCGATGTTCCACCAGATCGAAGGTCTGGTTATCGATGAGGGTGTGAGCTTCGCGCACCTGAAGGGCTGTATCGACCAGTTCCTGAAAGCCTTCTTTGAAGCGGATGTGCCGGTGCGTTTCCGTCCGTCCTACTTCCCGTTCACCGAGCCGTCTGCAGAAGCTGACATCCAGTGTACCGCCTGCGGTGGCGAAGGCTGCCGTATCTGTTCCGGCACCGGCTGGCTGGAAGTGCTGGGTTGCGGCATGGTGCACCCGAATGTATTCGCCTCCTGCGATATCGACAGCGAAAAATACTCCGGCTTTGCCTTCGGTCTCGGTGTCGAGCGTATGGCCATGCTGCGTTACGGCGTAAACGACTTGCGCCTGTTCTTCGATAACGACCTGCGCTTCCTAAAGCAGTTCTAA
- the rplT gene encoding 50S ribosomal protein L20: MARVKRGVVARRSHKKILKQAKGYYGARSRIFRVAKQAVIKAGQYAYRDRRVKKRNFRALWITRINAQSRAEGLSYSRLIAGLKKADIALDRRVLADLAVYDKAAFAAVVEKAKAALAA, from the coding sequence ATGGCCCGTGTAAAACGTGGTGTAGTGGCGCGTCGCAGTCACAAGAAAATTCTGAAGCAGGCTAAAGGTTACTACGGTGCGCGTTCTCGCATTTTCCGTGTAGCCAAGCAGGCAGTCATCAAAGCTGGTCAGTACGCTTACCGCGACCGTCGCGTTAAGAAGCGTAACTTCCGCGCTCTGTGGATCACGCGTATCAACGCCCAGTCCCGCGCTGAAGGCCTGAGCTACAGCCGACTGATTGCTGGCCTGAAGAAGGCGGATATCGCACTGGATCGCCGTGTTCTGGCTGATCTGGCGGTATACGACAAAGCCGCTTTTGCTGCCGTAGTTGAAAAAGCCAAGGCAGCCCTGGCAGCTTAA
- the rpmI gene encoding 50S ribosomal protein L35 codes for MPKAKVHSGAAKRFKKTASGYKHKHANKSHILTKMTTKRKRQLRGTNTLNKSDATLVDRMMRAK; via the coding sequence ATGCCGAAAGCAAAAGTACACAGTGGCGCTGCCAAGCGCTTCAAGAAGACGGCTTCGGGCTACAAGCACAAGCACGCTAACAAGAGCCACATCCTCACCAAAATGACCACCAAGCGTAAGCGTCAGCTGCGCGGCACCAACACTTTGAACAAGTCTGATGCCACCCTGGTCGATCGTATGATGCGCGCCAAGTAA
- the infC gene encoding translation initiation factor IF-3 — translation MKGKSKKARINDQIEASQLRLIGADGEQVGIVSLEEALEHAQKASLDLVEIASDSDPIVCKIMDYGKHVFEAKKAKNAAKKKQKQQQIKEMKFRPGTDIGDYQIKLRNLTRFLEAGDKAKVSLRFRGREMAHQELGMEMMQRIEKDLEELGTVEQRPKMEGRQMIMVIAPSKKKK, via the coding sequence ATGAAAGGAAAGTCCAAGAAGGCCCGTATCAACGATCAGATCGAAGCATCGCAACTACGACTGATTGGTGCGGATGGTGAACAGGTAGGTATTGTTTCTCTGGAAGAGGCGCTGGAACACGCGCAGAAAGCCAGCCTGGATCTCGTTGAAATTGCCTCGGACTCCGATCCCATCGTCTGTAAGATCATGGACTATGGTAAGCACGTATTTGAGGCCAAAAAGGCAAAAAATGCGGCTAAGAAGAAACAAAAGCAGCAGCAGATCAAGGAAATGAAGTTCCGTCCCGGTACCGATATCGGCGACTACCAGATCAAGCTGCGCAACCTGACCCGCTTCCTGGAAGCTGGGGACAAGGCGAAAGTATCCCTGCGCTTCCGTGGCCGTGAAATGGCCCACCAGGAGCTGGGTATGGAAATGATGCAGCGCATCGAGAAAGATCTCGAGGAGCTGGGTACGGTGGAGCAGCGGCCAAAAATGGAAGGTCGCCAGATGATTATGGTCATCGCGCCGTCCAAAAAGAAAAAGTAA
- the thrS gene encoding threonine--tRNA ligase, which produces MPVVTLPDGSRREFSNPVSVFDVANDIGPGLAKAALAGVVDGKEVDTSFVIDHDADLAIVTDRQPEGLEIIRHSTAHLLAQAVKQLYPGAQVTIGPVIDDGFYYDFAYERQFTPEDLEKIEKRMEELAKEDIPVSRRLLPRDDAVKYFREMGEEYKAEIIASIPTNEDISLYRQGDFEDLCRGPHVPSTGKLKAFKLTKVAGAYWRGDSNNEMLTRVYGTAWGSKKELKAYLHRIAEAEKRDHRKLAKKFDLFHMQEEAPGMVFWHPNGWTVYSTVEQYMRQRQRERGYKEIKTPQLVDFSLWEKSGHADKFGDDMFTLESEERQFAIKPMNCPCHVQVFNQGLRSYRDLPLRLAEFGSCHRSEPSGSLHGLMRVRGFVQDDGHIFCTEDQIQSEVSEFMDLLHEVYKDFGFDEVIYRLSTRPEKRVGSDESWDKAEKALADALNAANLDWEELPGEGAFYGPKIEFSLKDCLGRVWQCGTIQVDFSMPGRLDAQFVAEDGSRQNPVMLHRATLGSFERFIGILIENYEGAFPTWLAPQQVAVLNITDRQSEYCRDIESKLGGEGFRAAADLRNEKIGFKIREHTLQRVPYLLVIGDKEVENQTVAVRTRSGEDLGTMTYESFLEILRQDVDRRGRSSIAGAAE; this is translated from the coding sequence ATGCCTGTTGTCACCCTCCCTGACGGTTCCCGTCGCGAATTTTCCAATCCTGTTTCTGTATTCGACGTAGCCAATGATATTGGTCCCGGCCTCGCGAAAGCTGCGCTGGCAGGTGTCGTTGACGGTAAGGAAGTGGATACCAGTTTTGTTATTGATCACGATGCCGATCTGGCGATCGTGACCGATCGCCAGCCTGAAGGCCTGGAGATCATTCGTCACTCTACCGCGCACTTGCTGGCCCAGGCGGTCAAGCAGCTGTATCCGGGCGCGCAAGTCACGATCGGTCCTGTGATCGACGATGGCTTCTATTACGATTTTGCCTACGAGCGCCAGTTCACCCCGGAAGATCTCGAAAAGATCGAAAAGCGCATGGAAGAGCTGGCCAAGGAAGATATTCCGGTAAGCCGCCGCCTGTTACCGCGCGACGATGCGGTTAAGTACTTCCGCGAAATGGGTGAGGAATACAAGGCAGAGATCATTGCCAGTATTCCCACCAATGAAGATATTTCCCTGTACCGCCAGGGCGACTTTGAAGACCTGTGCCGTGGCCCGCATGTGCCGTCCACTGGCAAGCTCAAGGCCTTCAAATTGACCAAAGTGGCTGGTGCATACTGGCGTGGTGACTCGAACAACGAGATGCTGACCCGCGTTTATGGCACCGCCTGGGGCAGCAAGAAAGAGCTCAAAGCGTATCTGCACCGTATTGCGGAAGCGGAAAAGCGCGACCACCGCAAGCTGGCGAAGAAGTTCGACCTGTTCCATATGCAGGAAGAAGCGCCCGGTATGGTGTTCTGGCACCCCAATGGTTGGACTGTATACAGCACCGTTGAGCAGTACATGCGCCAGCGTCAGCGCGAGCGTGGCTATAAAGAGATCAAGACTCCGCAGCTGGTGGACTTCTCTTTGTGGGAGAAATCCGGTCACGCAGATAAATTCGGCGATGACATGTTCACTCTCGAAAGTGAAGAGCGCCAGTTTGCCATCAAGCCGATGAACTGCCCCTGTCACGTACAGGTGTTCAATCAGGGACTGCGCAGCTACCGCGATCTGCCGTTGCGACTGGCGGAGTTCGGCTCCTGTCATCGCAGTGAGCCGTCTGGTTCCCTGCATGGCCTGATGCGCGTGCGCGGCTTCGTTCAGGACGATGGTCACATCTTCTGTACCGAAGATCAGATCCAGTCTGAAGTGTCTGAGTTCATGGACCTTCTGCACGAGGTCTACAAAGACTTCGGCTTTGATGAAGTGATCTATCGTTTGTCTACCCGCCCCGAAAAGCGCGTGGGTTCCGACGAGAGCTGGGACAAGGCGGAGAAGGCGCTGGCGGACGCACTGAATGCGGCTAATCTGGACTGGGAAGAGCTGCCAGGCGAGGGTGCCTTCTACGGGCCCAAGATTGAGTTCTCCCTGAAGGATTGTCTCGGTCGTGTATGGCAGTGCGGCACCATCCAGGTGGACTTCTCCATGCCGGGTCGTCTCGATGCGCAGTTTGTGGCGGAAGATGGCTCGCGCCAGAATCCGGTGATGTTGCACCGTGCGACCCTTGGGTCCTTCGAACGCTTCATCGGTATCCTGATTGAGAACTACGAAGGTGCTTTCCCGACCTGGCTGGCGCCCCAGCAGGTTGCGGTGCTGAATATCACCGACCGCCAGTCTGAATATTGCCGCGATATCGAGTCCAAGCTGGGTGGTGAGGGGTTCCGCGCCGCTGCTGACTTGAGAAACGAGAAGATCGGCTTTAAAATCCGCGAGCACACGCTTCAGCGTGTTCCTTATCTGCTGGTAATCGGCGATAAGGAAGTGGAAAATCAGACGGTTGCCGTGCGGACACGTAGCGGTGAGGATCTCGGAACCATGACGTATGAGTCATTCCTTGAGATTCTCCGCCAGGATGTGGATCGCCGCGGCCGTTCGTCTATTGCGGGCGCAGCTGAATAA
- a CDS encoding helix-turn-helix transcriptional regulator: MKNQIKALRGDRSWTQAHLAELLDVSRQTINAIETGKFDPSLPLAFKIARLFERPIEEIFED; the protein is encoded by the coding sequence ATGAAGAACCAAATCAAGGCATTGCGGGGGGACCGCAGCTGGACACAGGCGCACCTTGCCGAACTGCTCGACGTGTCACGTCAGACCATCAACGCCATCGAAACGGGTAAATTCGACCCGAGCCTACCTCTCGCATTCAAGATTGCGCGGCTGTTTGAAAGGCCGATAGAGGAAATCTTCGAAGACTAG
- a CDS encoding M16 family metallopeptidase, whose translation MQKLRTLWMPAALGLALTACGEPDQSVAAAPASSSSPTEAAADVAPLAIDYEKFTLPNGLRVIVHEDRKAPIVAVGVWYHVGSKDEKPGRTGFAHLFEHLMFNGSENYNDEYFKPFEKAGATGMNGTTWLDRTNYFETVPSNALDMALWMESDRMGHLLGVVTQERLDEQRGVVQNEKRQGQNQPYGKVWEKMQEAIFPEGHPYSWTTIGSMEDLNAATLEDVHEWFKQYYGAANTVLVLAGDIDVETAKEKAAHYFGDIPAGPPLVKKKAWVAKRDQSSRDQMYDRVAQARLYKVWNTAHLGHADADAMEVAAQVLGSGKNSRLYKRLVYKDQIATNAYVSHYQFELASIFQVIVDAKPGVDLAKVESAVNEELASFLESGPTAAELKRVNMSTYASAARNLEQIGGWSGKGVMLARGELYRDNPNAELDSIAAQQALAPEAVHEAAVRWLASGDYNLEVLPFPEFETAATGADRSGLPDLGDFPSVPFPELQTFEMDNGLKVVLAERNSVPVVDMRLVFDAGYAADQGKKLGTSSYAMSMLSEGTTSRSALEIAEQQELLGAQIGAWSDLDASTVSLNTLRNNLDESMQLYADILMNPQFSEEEIDRKRGRWLANIQQEKTRPVQMAIRVLPPLLYGEGHAYSIPLTGSGTEESINSLVREDLLDYHQTWLRPDNATLVVVGDITADVLKANLDKYFAEWAKPEAPLPQKNLAQVDLPSASRIYIIDKPGAEQSIIIGGLLAPSETVPNREAMHMMNDILGGDFTARINMNLREDKHWAYGAYSFLVGAKGQQPFLVYAPVQTDKTKESLQELQRELGEYIANRPAEDEELQKVKSKLVNELPGRFETIGSVAGAVASMVKYERPLNYMDGYADEVRGVALPEVHELANSIIKPQQFVWVVVGDKGKIQDGITSLNIGPLAELNVDGEPMATDIASAQ comes from the coding sequence ATGCAGAAACTGCGCACACTATGGATGCCTGCAGCACTGGGTCTGGCGCTTACCGCCTGTGGTGAGCCTGACCAATCCGTGGCAGCGGCGCCAGCCAGCAGCTCGTCGCCGACGGAGGCTGCGGCAGATGTTGCTCCGCTTGCTATCGACTACGAAAAGTTCACCTTGCCAAATGGCCTGCGGGTGATCGTACATGAAGACCGCAAGGCACCGATCGTTGCTGTGGGTGTCTGGTACCACGTCGGATCCAAAGATGAGAAGCCCGGCCGTACGGGTTTTGCACACCTGTTTGAGCATCTCATGTTCAACGGCTCAGAAAACTACAACGATGAGTATTTCAAGCCGTTTGAGAAGGCCGGTGCCACTGGTATGAATGGTACTACCTGGCTGGACCGCACCAATTACTTTGAAACCGTCCCGAGCAATGCCCTTGATATGGCGCTGTGGATGGAGTCGGACCGTATGGGGCACTTGCTGGGTGTTGTTACTCAGGAGCGTCTCGACGAGCAGCGTGGTGTTGTGCAGAACGAAAAGCGCCAGGGGCAAAACCAGCCCTACGGCAAAGTCTGGGAAAAGATGCAGGAGGCTATTTTCCCGGAAGGGCACCCGTACTCCTGGACCACCATTGGGTCCATGGAAGACCTGAATGCGGCCACGCTGGAAGATGTGCATGAATGGTTCAAGCAGTACTACGGTGCTGCGAATACCGTTCTGGTTCTCGCTGGTGACATCGATGTCGAAACGGCCAAAGAAAAGGCTGCGCATTACTTCGGTGATATTCCCGCAGGACCGCCGCTGGTGAAGAAAAAGGCGTGGGTCGCAAAGCGGGACCAGTCTTCCCGCGATCAAATGTACGATCGGGTAGCGCAGGCACGTCTGTATAAAGTCTGGAATACCGCTCACCTGGGTCATGCGGATGCCGATGCCATGGAAGTAGCGGCCCAAGTGCTGGGTAGTGGTAAAAATTCCCGTCTGTACAAGCGCCTGGTCTACAAGGATCAGATTGCCACCAATGCCTACGTGAGCCATTACCAATTTGAGTTGGCCTCTATTTTTCAGGTGATCGTGGATGCGAAGCCCGGTGTGGATCTGGCCAAGGTTGAGAGTGCGGTGAATGAGGAACTGGCGAGCTTCCTCGAGAGCGGCCCGACTGCCGCCGAACTGAAGCGCGTTAACATGAGTACCTATGCGAGTGCGGCGCGAAATCTGGAGCAGATTGGTGGCTGGAGCGGCAAGGGTGTGATGCTGGCGCGCGGCGAACTTTATCGGGATAACCCCAATGCAGAGCTAGACAGTATTGCCGCCCAGCAGGCATTGGCTCCGGAAGCTGTACATGAAGCCGCCGTGCGCTGGCTCGCAAGCGGTGACTACAACTTGGAAGTACTCCCTTTCCCGGAGTTTGAGACTGCTGCCACGGGCGCCGACCGTTCCGGCCTGCCAGATCTCGGTGACTTTCCGTCGGTCCCATTCCCGGAGCTGCAAACCTTCGAAATGGATAACGGACTTAAGGTGGTATTAGCTGAGCGTAACTCGGTGCCGGTGGTTGATATGCGTCTGGTGTTCGACGCAGGTTATGCTGCTGACCAGGGCAAGAAGTTGGGTACCTCCAGCTATGCTATGTCCATGCTGAGTGAGGGCACCACGAGCCGCTCCGCGCTTGAGATCGCCGAACAGCAGGAACTGCTGGGTGCGCAGATCGGAGCATGGTCCGATTTGGATGCGTCCACCGTCTCTCTGAATACCTTGCGTAACAACCTGGATGAGTCCATGCAGTTATACGCAGATATTCTGATGAACCCGCAGTTTTCCGAGGAGGAAATCGATCGCAAGCGGGGGCGTTGGCTGGCAAATATTCAGCAGGAAAAAACCCGCCCGGTACAGATGGCTATTCGCGTACTGCCGCCTCTGCTGTACGGAGAGGGTCATGCGTACAGTATTCCGCTGACCGGTAGCGGCACCGAGGAATCCATCAATTCTCTGGTGCGTGAAGATCTGCTGGATTACCACCAAACCTGGCTGCGTCCGGACAATGCGACCCTGGTGGTGGTAGGGGACATTACCGCGGATGTGCTCAAGGCTAACCTGGACAAGTACTTTGCCGAGTGGGCCAAGCCAGAAGCGCCGTTGCCACAGAAGAACCTGGCCCAGGTTGATCTGCCAAGCGCTTCTCGGATCTACATCATTGATAAGCCGGGAGCAGAGCAGTCGATAATTATCGGTGGTTTGCTGGCGCCGTCGGAAACTGTCCCGAATCGCGAAGCGATGCACATGATGAATGATATTCTGGGTGGTGACTTCACAGCGCGTATCAATATGAACCTGCGTGAAGATAAGCATTGGGCTTATGGTGCTTATTCCTTCCTAGTCGGCGCTAAAGGGCAACAACCTTTCCTCGTCTATGCGCCAGTTCAAACGGATAAAACCAAGGAATCCCTGCAGGAGTTGCAACGGGAGTTAGGCGAGTACATAGCCAACCGCCCGGCAGAAGATGAAGAGCTGCAGAAGGTGAAAAGCAAACTGGTGAATGAATTGCCTGGTCGCTTTGAGACCATCGGTTCTGTTGCTGGTGCGGTTGCGTCCATGGTGAAGTATGAGCGCCCGCTGAACTACATGGATGGCTACGCGGATGAAGTCCGTGGGGTCGCGCTGCCTGAAGTTCACGAGTTGGCGAACAGCATTATCAAGCCACAGCAGTTTGTTTGGGTGGTCGTGGGGGATAAAGGCAAGATCCAAGATGGCATCACTTCTCTCAATATCGGGCCTCTCGCTGAGCTGAATGTTGATGGTGAGCCGATGGCTACAGATATTGCCAGTGCTCAGTAA
- a CDS encoding ABC transporter permease yields the protein MALLERLHGMVPDGWRPVLLTFADALSELSQHKLRTLLTLLGMIFGVGAVIAMLNIGKGAEREALRMIETMGLNNLIVQAEDVPDDELYEQRKQSSGLSLRDGEAALGTFGFVSAFAAQKSLSTYSVFSAYGKSDASASGVSADNFALSPFKLNAGRLLGPEDESTLAQVAVLGESVAGQLFPDHSALGEMVKVNHLWFRVVGVLDSPFVDGAEFEGVKLGTEQNQIFIPLSTADQRFARETLAPELSELKFRLVSGTDAREAARALTHLMERRHNGVEDYSVVVPAALMAQKMETQVIFNIVMSCVAGISLLVGGIGIMNIMLATVLERTKEIGLLRAIGATERDIRIQYMVESFTIAILGGLLGIVFGVLLSEVIALYAGWPVSWSIGAIVLSFTVCALVGLVFGVYPAIKASQLNPIDALQSD from the coding sequence ATGGCGCTACTTGAGAGGTTGCACGGAATGGTGCCCGATGGTTGGCGACCGGTTTTGCTGACATTTGCCGACGCGTTGTCGGAATTGAGCCAGCACAAGTTACGTACTCTGCTGACATTGCTCGGGATGATTTTTGGTGTGGGCGCCGTGATAGCGATGTTGAATATTGGTAAGGGGGCCGAGCGCGAAGCCCTACGTATGATCGAAACCATGGGGCTCAACAACCTCATCGTGCAGGCCGAAGATGTGCCAGATGATGAGCTGTATGAGCAGCGCAAGCAGTCCTCGGGTTTGAGCCTGCGTGATGGCGAGGCGGCCTTGGGTACCTTCGGTTTTGTATCGGCATTTGCTGCGCAGAAAAGCCTATCGACCTATAGTGTGTTTAGTGCGTATGGCAAGAGTGATGCGTCCGCCAGCGGCGTTAGCGCCGACAATTTTGCGCTGTCCCCCTTTAAGTTGAATGCCGGCCGGCTACTTGGGCCCGAGGATGAATCGACGCTTGCGCAAGTTGCGGTGCTAGGGGAGTCCGTCGCTGGGCAGCTGTTTCCCGATCACTCTGCACTGGGTGAAATGGTCAAGGTAAATCATCTCTGGTTTCGAGTGGTGGGTGTACTGGATTCACCTTTTGTCGATGGTGCAGAATTTGAAGGCGTAAAACTCGGTACCGAGCAAAATCAGATCTTTATTCCCCTTTCTACGGCTGACCAGCGGTTTGCCCGCGAGACTCTCGCCCCCGAGCTCAGTGAACTGAAGTTTCGCCTCGTGTCTGGCACGGATGCGCGGGAGGCCGCTCGAGCGCTAACGCACCTGATGGAGCGTCGCCACAACGGCGTGGAGGATTACTCTGTGGTTGTGCCGGCTGCATTGATGGCCCAAAAAATGGAGACTCAGGTCATCTTCAATATTGTCATGTCTTGTGTTGCCGGTATTTCATTGCTGGTAGGTGGTATCGGTATCATGAACATCATGCTGGCGACGGTACTGGAGCGCACCAAGGAAATCGGATTGTTGCGGGCGATTGGTGCCACCGAGCGGGACATTCGTATCCAGTACATGGTTGAGAGCTTTACCATCGCGATTCTTGGTGGCTTGCTCGGCATTGTGTTTGGCGTATTGCTGTCGGAGGTGATTGCGCTGTATGCCGGCTGGCCGGTGTCCTGGTCTATAGGTGCAATCGTGCTGTCATTCACCGTGTGTGCCCTGGTGGGGCTCGTGTTTGGCGTGTATCCGGCAATCAAGGCATCCCAGCTCAACCCGATTGATGCCCTGCAAAGTGATTGA